One region of Salvelinus sp. IW2-2015 linkage group LG6.1, ASM291031v2, whole genome shotgun sequence genomic DNA includes:
- the cacng8b gene encoding LOW QUALITY PROTEIN: voltage-dependent calcium channel gamma-4 subunit (The sequence of the model RefSeq protein was modified relative to this genomic sequence to represent the inferred CDS: inserted 2 bases in 1 codon), whose product MESKDRNSAAGMVCEKGIQILLTTVGAFAAFCLMTVSIGTDYWLYSRASICNSTRNHSDDPHNKDKKDPGPSPLWPLGICCLEGVKRGVCSQINHFPEDADFDHDGPEYVLRMVRASNIFPILSSILLLXGGVCIGLSRFHKHKRNIVLEQAFSCGLSNIIGVIVYISAALGDISPKKDEDKKWQYSYGWSFYFGGLSFIMAEMVGVLAVNIYIEKNKELRCRSRTDIFKGTTHAMLRLPSYRFRRRSRSSSRSTDPSRSRDPSPVGGGGGKNFGLPPSAMLSQGPMSVATLPNPHSRSHTTLAGGDISLYTLSRDPKLAGLPPMYGTVDRATLYQLHNCFPKDGGGGGGGGVMMSGTLPSLKSHNPSLSQNSSNSNAPMGNSVGSGPPPFSSSTVERERGMGTLDRLKGDRESNSNTLNRKTTPV is encoded by the exons ATGGAGTCGAAGGATAGAAACTCGGCGGCAG GGATGGTTTGTGAGAAGGGGATCCAGATCCTCCTCACCACCGTGGGGGCCTTTGCAGCCTTCTGCCTGATGACGGTTTCTATAGGGACGGACTACTGGCTGTACTCCCGCGCCTCCATCTGCAACAGCACCCGCAACCACTCAGACGACCCCCACAACAAGGACAAGAAGGATCCCGGACCCTCACCACTCTGGCCTCTGGGGATCTGCTGCCTGGAAG gggtgAAGAGGGGAGTGTGTTCTCAGATCAACCACTTCCCTGAGGATGCTGACTTTGACCATGATGGGCCTGAGTATGTTCTAC gtatgGTCAGGGCTTCCAACATCTTCCCTATCCTCAGTTCTATCCTGCTGTT AGGAGGGGTGTGTATCGGTCTCAGTCGCTTTCATAAGCACAAGAGGAACATCGTCCTGGAGCAGGCATTCTCTTGTG GTCTGAGCAACATCATCGGTGTGATCGTGTACATCTCTGCAGCGCTGGGAGACATCTCCCCTAAGAAGGACGAGGACAAGAAGTGGCAGTACAGCTACGGCTGGTCCTTCTACTTCGGAGGCCTGTCCTTCATCATGGCTGAGATGGTGGGCGTTCTGGCCGTCAACATCTACATCGAAAAGAACAAGGAGCTTCGCTGCCGCTCGCGCACTGACATCTTCAAGGGGACCACGCACGCCATGCTCCGCCTACCCAGCTACCGCTTCCGCCGTCGCTCCCGCTCCTCATCCCGCTCTACTGACCCCTCACGCTCCCGAGACCCCTCGCCGGTGGGGGGAGGCGGGGGGAAGAACTTTGGCCTGCCCCCCTCGGCCATGCTCTCCCAGGGGCCCATGTCTGTGGCCACGCTGCCCAACCCTCACTCTCGCTCCCACACCACCCTGGCGGGGGGYGACATCTCCCTCTACACTCTGTCCCGCGACCCCAAGCTGGCTGGCCTGCCCCCCATGTACGGCACTGTGGACCGCGCCACCCTCTACCAGCTCCACAACTGCTTCCCCAAggacgggggaggagggggaggagggggtgtgatgatGAGCGGCACRCTGCCCTCTCTGAAGTCCCACAACCCCTCGCTRTCCCAGAATTCCTCCAACTCCAACGCACCCATGGGCAACTCGGTGGGCTCGGGGCCCCCACCCTTCTCCTCGTCCACGgtggagagagaacgagggatggGAACGCTGGACAGGctaaagggagatagagagagcaacTCCAATACSCTCAACAGGAAGACAACACCcgtgtag